In Arachis hypogaea cultivar Tifrunner chromosome 17, arahy.Tifrunner.gnm2.J5K5, whole genome shotgun sequence, a single window of DNA contains:
- the LOC112767166 gene encoding uncharacterized protein: MVLNMEKSIYTFLTVHRWESLNCMRYSLASLRPVHGRLALKFLNWVINQPNFELNHVTHILCTTTHILVRARMYNFAKATLSHLLHLPIGLNSAFFALMDTYPICNSSPAVFDILIRVCLKENMVGDAVQVFYLMGSRGFKPSVCTCNMVLGSLAKGRTHDLFWSFFKGMLAKRVHPDVATFNILLNALCERGKFKSAGLLLRKMEESGYFPNVVTYNTLLNWYCKKGKYKGASEMIDRMEAKGIAVDVCTYNVLIDNLCREGKSAKGYLMLKRMRKNAVYPNEITYNTLINGFVKEGKIAVASRVFDEMLLFNLFPNSISYNTLVDGHCRNGNFGEAFRLVDLMESHGLRPNEVTYGALLNGLSKHAEFGLVSRILERMRMNGVRICRISYTTMIDGMCKNGLLEEAAHLMDDLLEVSINLDVITFSVLINGFLRVGKINNAKEIMCKMYKAGVVPNSSLYSTLIYNYCKMRNLEEALNTYAIMNRSGHVADRFTCNVLVATFCRCGRLEEAEYFMDHMSRMSLDPDSVTFDCIVNSYGNSGNALKAFSVFDKMISLGHSPSRFTYGGLVKGLCTSGCIKEAITFMHQLSCIPYVVDNVFYNTVLTWACRLGNLSDAVALIYEMIKNNFMPDSYTYSNLIGLLCKKHEVVAALLFSEKAIEKGLLHPNLVLYTSIIDGLLKAGHSRFAFYIFEDMLNKGVTPDTVVLNVLLDWYSRKGKMSKVNDILSTMRNRGLAFNLATYNILMHGYSKRHAMAKCSMLYNGMIRDGFRKDRLTWHSLILGYCSSGSLDVAVKILRWITLEGSTADCFTFNMLITKLCERDQIKKAFDLVKLMNRLGVIPNVDTYNALFLGHIRTGAFDEAHNVLQALSANGSVPTCKQYITLINSMCRVGNVKGAMKLQDEMRTLGVTSSDVAMSAIVRGLARSGKTENAVWVLDFMLGKKIIPTTATFTTLMHACCKEANVAKALELKNIMERCHLKLDVAAYNVLVSGLCANGDTESAFQLYEEMKQRDICPNTSIFTVLIDSFCDGNYHNESEKLLRDLQARELFILDLCQGTESLNELLVIARKELIHLRDKRRRKFGC; encoded by the coding sequence ATGGTTTTGAATATGGAGAAGAGCATATACACATTTCTCACTGTGCACCGTTGGGAATCACTCAACTGTATGAGGTATAGTTTGGCTTCACTGAGACCTGTCCATGGAAGATTAGCTCTCAAATTTCTGAATTGGGTTATTAACCAGCCCAATTTTGAGCTCAATCATGTCACACACATACTATGCACTACCACTCACATACTTGTTAGGGCTAGAATGTACAATTTTGCCAAAGCAACCTTGTCCCATTTGTTGCATTTGCCAATTGGCTTGAACTCTGCCTTTTTTGCTCTTATGGACACATACCCAATTTGCAACTCTAGCCCTGCTGTATTCGACATCTTGATTCGAGTTTGCTTGAAAGAAAACATGGTTGGAGATGCTGTGCAGGTTTTCTACTTGATGGGATCCCGGGGGTTCAAGCCTTCTGTATGCACTTGTAACATGGTGCTTGGTTCGTTGGCGAAGGGCCGGACTCATGACCTTTTTTGGTCCTTTTTCAAAGGAATGCTTGCCAAGAGGGTTCATCCTGATGTTGCAACGTTCAACATATTGTTAAATGCTTTGTGTGAGCGGGGGAAGTTTAAGAGTGCTGGTTTGCTTCTGAGGAAGATGGAAGAGAGTGGTTATTTTCCGAATGTGGTTACTTATAATACTTTGCTCAATTGGTATTGCAAGAAGGGGAAGTATAAAGGGGCGTCAGAAATGATTGATCGCATGGAAGCTAAGGGTATTGCAGTTGATGTTTGTACATATAATGTGTTGATAGACAATTTGTGCAGGGAAGGCAAGAGCGCGAAAGGTTACTTAATGTTGAAAAGGATGAGAAAGAATGCGGTGTATCCCAACGAGATCACTTACAACACTCTCATTAATGGATTTGTTAAGGAGGGGAAGATTGCAGTTGCTTCTCGAGTCTTTGATGAGATGTTGTTGTTTAATTTGTTCCCTAATAGCATCAGTTACAATACTTTGGTTGATGGGCATTGTCGCAACGGCAACTTTGGGGAAGCCTTCAGACTCGTTGATCTGATGGAGTCACATGGTTTGAGACCTAATGAAGTGACATATGGAGCTCTTTTGAATGGGCTATCCAAGCATGCTGAATTTGGGTTGGTATCCAGAATCCTTGAACGAATGAGGATGAATGGGGTGAGAATTTGTCGTATTAGTTATACTACAATGATTGATGGGATGTGTAAGAATGGCCTACTTGAAGAAGCTGCACATTTGATGGATGATTTGTTAGAAGTTTCCATCAATCTTGATGTCATTACATTTTCAGTTCTTATAAATGGATTTTTGAGGGTGGGGAAGATAAATAATGCAAAGGAGATAATGTGTAAAATGTACAAGGCTGGAGTAGTGCCAAACAGCAGTTTGTATTCAACATTAATCTACAATTATTGTAAGATGCGAAACCTTGAAGAGGCATTAAATACTTATGCAATTATGAACCGTAGTGGTCACGTTGCAGATCGATTCACATGCAATGTGTTGGTTGCCACTTTTTGTAGATGTGGGAGACTTGAAGAGGCTGAGTACTTTATGGATCACATGAGCAGGATGAGTCTTGATCCTGATTCTGTTACTTTTGATTGCATTGTAAATAGTTATGGAAATTCTGGTAATGCATTAAAAGCATTTtctgtgtttgataaaatgattaGCTTAGGCCATTCCCCTAGTCGGTTCACATATGGTGGCCTGGTGAAAGGACTTTGCACTAGTGGATGTATTAAAGAGGCAATCACGTTTATGCATCAACTTTCTTGCATTCCTTATGTTGTTGATAATGTTTTCTACAACACAGTACTTACTTGGGCATGTAGATTAGGTAATTTATCAGATGCAGTTGCCCTTATTTATGAGATGATTAAAAACAATTTTATGCCAGATAGTTATACATACAGCAATCTTATTGGGTTGCTATGCAAGAAGCATGAAGTGGTTGCTGCACTTCTTTTCTCAGAGAAGGCAATTGAGAAAGGATTGTTACATCCTAATCTTGTCTTGTACACTAGTATAATTGATGGGCTTCTTAAGGCAGGACATTCAAGATTTGCTTTCTATATTTTTGAAGATATGCTGAACAAAGGTGTTACCCCTGATACTGTAGTATTGAATGTACTGTTGGATTGGTACTCAAGGAAGGGGAAAATGTCAAAGGTAAATGATATCCTTTCCACAATGAGGAATAGAGGTTTAGCCTTCAATTTAGCTACTTACAATATTCTCATGCATGGATATTCAAAGAGGCATGCGATGGCAAAGTGTTCTATGCTGTATAATGGCATGATCAGAGACGGTTTCAGGAAGGATAGGTTAACTTGGCATTCTCTTATTCTTGGGTATTGTAGCTCTGGATCATTGGATGTTGCTGTAAAAATTTTAAGATGGATAACACTTGAAGGTTCTACTGCTGACTGTTTTACATTTAACATGCTTATTACTAAGCTCTGTGAAAGGGATCAGATCAAAAAGGCCTTTGATCTGGTAAAACTGATGAATAGGTTAGGAGTTATTCCTAATGTAGATACATACAATGCCCTTTTTCTTGGACATATTAGAACTGGTGCTTTTGATGAAGCCCATAATGTTTTGCAAGCCTTATCGGCAAATGGTTCTGTTCCTACATGTAAACAATATATCACTTTAATCAATAGCATGTGTAGAGTTGGAAATGTAAAAGGAGCAATGAAACTTCAAGATGAGATGAGAACACTTGGTGTCACCTCCAGTGATGTTGCTATGAGTGCTATTGTTAGAGGTCTTGCACGTTCAGGGAAGACCGAAAATGCTGTTTGGGTTCTTGATTTCATGCTTGGGAAGAAAATCATTCCAACTACTGCTACCTTCACCACATTAATGCATGCTTGTTGCAAAGAAGCTAATGTTGCAAAGGCTTTAGAATTGAAGAATATAATGGAGCGTTGCCATTTAAAGCTTGATGTTGCTGCATACAATGTTCTTGTATCAGGCCTTTGTGCTAATGGTGATACTGAATCTGCTTTTCAACTTTATGAGGAGATGAAACAAAGAGATATTTGCCCCAATACCTCTATATTTACTGTTCTCATTGATTCTTTTTGTGATGGAAATTATCACAACGAAAGTGAAAAGCTTTTGAGAGATCTACAGGCAAGGGAGCTGTTTATTTTGGATTTATGTCAAGGCACTGAAAGCTTGAATGAGTTATTAGTGATTGCTAGGAAAGAGTTGATTCACTTGAGAGATAAAAGGAGAAGAAAGTTTGGTTGCTAA